In the genome of Marinitoga sp. 1197, one region contains:
- a CDS encoding ABC transporter ATP-binding protein yields MKKILEMNHITMQFGGLIAVNDFHNQLYEGELLGLIGPNGAGKTTAFNVITGIYIPTKGKVIFDGIDITPFKPHEITHLGIARTFQNIRLFQDMTVLENVIVAQHHMLSNTDVDKILKKHGKKMKGSSFLWFIKALTKVGYIHKEKDMIKEGLLLLEKVGLLDLAEEKASSLPYGLQRKLEIARALATHPKVLLLDEPAAGMNPQESEELMHFIRQIRDDFNLSILLIEHDMKVVMGICERILVLDYGAIIAEGEPKDIQNNPKVIEAYLGEEWKNAKAE; encoded by the coding sequence ATGAAAAAAATTCTTGAAATGAACCATATTACCATGCAATTTGGGGGACTTATTGCTGTTAATGACTTTCATAATCAATTATATGAAGGTGAATTGCTTGGTTTAATAGGCCCTAACGGAGCTGGGAAAACAACTGCATTTAATGTTATTACTGGCATATATATACCAACAAAAGGAAAAGTAATATTTGATGGAATAGATATCACACCATTTAAACCTCATGAAATTACTCATCTTGGAATTGCACGAACGTTTCAAAACATCAGACTTTTTCAAGACATGACTGTTTTAGAAAATGTCATAGTTGCTCAACATCATATGTTATCAAATACTGATGTGGATAAAATTCTCAAAAAACACGGAAAAAAAATGAAAGGAAGTTCTTTTTTATGGTTTATTAAGGCTTTAACTAAAGTTGGATATATACATAAAGAAAAAGATATGATTAAAGAAGGATTATTGCTTTTAGAAAAAGTTGGATTATTAGACTTAGCAGAAGAAAAAGCTTCTTCTTTACCATACGGATTACAAAGAAAATTAGAAATCGCAAGGGCTTTAGCAACACATCCAAAAGTATTGTTATTAGACGAACCTGCTGCAGGGATGAATCCTCAGGAATCTGAAGAATTAATGCATTTTATACGTCAAATCAGAGATGATTTCAACCTTTCAATATTATTGATAGAACATGATATGAAAGTTGTAATGGGAATATGTGAAAGAATTTTGGTTCTGGATTATGGTGCTATTATAGCTGAAGGAGAGCCAAAAGATATACAAAACAATCCAAAAGTTATCGAGGCTTATCTTGGAGAGGAGTGGAAGAATGCAAAAGCAGAATGA
- a CDS encoding QueT transporter family protein: protein MKTKNMVLAGVVAALYVALTVLLQPISYGPMQVRVSEALTVLPFLNPVFIPALYIGAMLANVFGGFGAIDIFLGSALTLFAAYLTYKMPNKYLAPLPPVIVNAFGVSAYVAPLANVPYWPTVFWIGIGEFIACYLLGLPLLILLEKRNILIKNDSSS, encoded by the coding sequence ATGAAAACTAAAAACATGGTATTGGCAGGTGTTGTAGCAGCATTATATGTAGCATTAACGGTTTTATTACAACCCATTAGCTATGGACCGATGCAGGTTAGGGTTTCAGAAGCGTTAACGGTTTTGCCATTTTTGAATCCAGTATTTATTCCAGCATTATATATCGGCGCTATGCTGGCTAATGTGTTTGGAGGATTTGGGGCTATTGATATCTTTTTAGGTAGTGCGTTAACATTATTTGCAGCATATTTAACTTATAAAATGCCAAATAAATATTTAGCTCCTTTACCTCCAGTTATAGTTAATGCTTTTGGAGTTTCGGCATATGTTGCTCCTCTTGCCAATGTTCCGTATTGGCCAACAGTATTTTGGATTGGTATTGGCGAATTTATTGCCTGCTATCTTTTGGGATTGCCGCTTCTAATATTATTAGAAAAAAGAAATATATTAATAAAAAATGACAGTAGCTCCTAA
- the rnr gene encoding ribonuclease R, which produces MKENLKNKILKLIKNKPLLQKELYDKLKAKNKNEKKEIRNILKDLQEEGEVYKNSKNRFCIVGNNMKIGIIEFTRRGSMAFVTTKKGEEIAITLENTKNAMHKDLVLIEIVGSWRDLPKGKVLRVLKRNITKIVGIFEQKKLFGFVLPIDQKINTDFYVSPENFNKAKPGQIVEAKIIKYTRKNPEVKITKIIGNVNDPKVDLPIVIIKHDLPEPGVFPENVMKEALSIPKTIQKKDLKGRKDFRDELIVTIDGDNAKDFDDAVQVKKLDNGNYLLGVHIADVSNYVKEGSNLDKEAFKRGTSIYLIDTVIPMLPHELSDWICSLVEGEDRLTMSLLMEIDKDGEVVNFDVYNGIINSKKRLTYNKVNKILNNDADSELEKEIGWLRPNLELMKELMEIIRENRRRRGAILDIEGGEVKFIFDEKGNVEDIIPVERGISEVIIEEFMIKANETIASIFDSQGLPFIYRIHEEPDPDMLLQLKNYLEIVGLRYKFPKNIHPKLLQDMLEHLKDHPLRKSIQKLLVRSLKRAVYSDLNVGHFGLASQNYTHFTSPIRRYPDLIVHRLLKKYLKNKGTLKSKEIEKYSKLLPEIASHSSKRERVANEAEWDLNDMKKVEYITNHLGKTFEVYITNIMKFGMFVEIPEKFIQGLIHVSSMDDYYVYNEKQNVLIGEKTKKIYRLGDKLNAKVINANKLTAEIDFEIVEKDEDNIEKKLKQTFPNAKVKIKRKKKRK; this is translated from the coding sequence ATGAAAGAAAATTTAAAAAACAAAATTTTAAAACTAATAAAAAACAAACCACTCTTACAAAAAGAATTATATGATAAATTAAAAGCTAAAAATAAAAATGAAAAAAAAGAAATACGAAATATATTGAAAGATTTGCAGGAAGAAGGAGAAGTCTATAAAAATTCAAAAAATAGGTTTTGCATTGTTGGAAATAATATGAAAATCGGTATTATAGAATTTACCCGACGTGGAAGTATGGCATTTGTAACTACAAAAAAAGGAGAAGAGATTGCCATTACTTTAGAAAATACAAAAAATGCTATGCATAAAGATCTGGTATTAATAGAAATAGTAGGGTCATGGCGTGATTTGCCAAAAGGAAAAGTTTTAAGAGTATTAAAAAGGAATATTACAAAAATTGTTGGTATCTTTGAACAAAAAAAGTTATTTGGCTTTGTCTTGCCAATTGATCAAAAAATAAATACAGATTTTTATGTTTCACCTGAAAATTTCAATAAAGCCAAACCGGGACAAATAGTTGAAGCTAAAATAATAAAATATACAAGAAAAAACCCTGAAGTAAAGATAACTAAAATTATAGGAAATGTTAATGACCCAAAGGTTGATCTACCTATTGTAATAATAAAACACGATCTACCAGAACCTGGTGTATTTCCTGAAAATGTTATGAAAGAAGCTTTATCTATACCTAAGACAATTCAGAAAAAAGATTTAAAAGGAAGAAAAGATTTCAGGGACGAATTAATCGTAACTATTGACGGTGATAATGCAAAAGATTTCGATGATGCTGTTCAGGTGAAAAAATTAGACAACGGAAATTATCTATTAGGTGTTCACATTGCTGATGTTTCAAATTATGTAAAAGAAGGGTCTAATTTAGACAAAGAGGCATTTAAAAGAGGTACAAGTATTTATTTAATAGATACAGTTATACCTATGCTACCTCATGAACTATCTGATTGGATCTGTTCTCTGGTTGAAGGTGAAGATAGATTAACTATGTCTTTGTTAATGGAGATAGATAAGGATGGAGAAGTTGTTAATTTTGATGTATATAATGGCATTATTAATAGTAAAAAAAGATTAACATATAATAAGGTGAATAAAATATTAAATAATGATGCTGACTCTGAACTCGAAAAAGAAATTGGATGGTTAAGACCAAACTTGGAATTAATGAAAGAATTAATGGAAATTATAAGAGAAAACAGAAGAAGAAGAGGTGCTATTTTAGACATAGAAGGTGGAGAGGTTAAATTTATTTTTGATGAAAAAGGTAATGTCGAAGATATTATTCCTGTTGAAAGAGGTATATCAGAAGTTATAATAGAAGAATTTATGATAAAAGCTAATGAAACAATTGCTTCCATATTCGATTCTCAGGGATTACCTTTTATTTATAGGATTCACGAAGAACCTGACCCTGATATGTTATTACAACTTAAAAATTACTTAGAAATAGTGGGATTGAGATATAAATTTCCTAAAAACATACATCCTAAATTATTGCAGGATATGTTGGAACATTTAAAGGATCATCCACTAAGAAAAAGCATTCAAAAATTGCTTGTAAGATCTTTAAAAAGAGCAGTATATTCTGATTTAAATGTTGGACATTTTGGATTAGCATCACAAAATTATACACACTTTACATCCCCAATAAGAAGATATCCGGATTTAATTGTACATAGGCTATTAAAAAAATATTTAAAAAATAAAGGTACTCTAAAAAGTAAAGAAATTGAAAAATATTCTAAATTACTTCCAGAAATAGCTTCCCATAGTTCTAAAAGAGAAAGAGTTGCTAATGAAGCCGAATGGGATTTGAATGATATGAAAAAAGTTGAATATATAACAAATCATTTAGGTAAAACATTTGAGGTTTATATAACAAATATAATGAAATTTGGTATGTTTGTTGAAATACCAGAAAAATTTATACAGGGACTTATACATGTTTCTTCAATGGATGATTATTATGTATATAATGAAAAACAAAATGTTTTGATTGGAGAAAAAACTAAAAAGATATATAGGCTTGGAGATAAATTAAATGCTAAAGTTATAAACGCAAATAAATTAACAGCTGAAATAGATTTTGAAATCGTTGAAAAAGATGAAGACAATATCGAAAAGAAATTGAAACAAACATTTCCTAATGCAAAAGTTAAAATAAAAAGAAAGAAAAAAAGAAAATAA
- a CDS encoding branched-chain amino acid ABC transporter permease, giving the protein MKKLNYTLTIIFIALFTLFLYYAQGNFSDYTLRIFTLIPIYAIMAVSLNLINGITGIFSLGHAGFVLLGAYTSALLTLEPFQKEISYIIVPIQPWLLNLHSNFLIATLAGGLIAAIFAFLIGWPTLKLSGDYLAIASLGFAEIARVLANNLISVTNGPLGLKGLPNYTNLYWSWGWLLITLIAIISLIKSSYGRALIAIREDSIAAESMGINVFKHELMSFVFGAFFAGISGALYAHWLTTIDPRITTFGPLLTFYILIMVVLGGLGSITGSIIGAGVFALMFEYLRSLEEPFDIFGVHVPGIPGMRMLVISAIFIFIMIFWQKGIMGRAEFSWEKFLKLFGIKVKKTSIVELYMKKEGDVE; this is encoded by the coding sequence TGAAGAAATTAAATTATACTTTAACCATTATATTTATTGCTTTATTTACACTTTTCCTATATTATGCTCAAGGAAATTTTAGTGATTATACTTTAAGAATTTTTACTCTTATACCTATATATGCAATTATGGCTGTAAGTTTAAATTTGATAAACGGTATTACAGGCATTTTTTCTTTAGGTCATGCTGGTTTCGTGTTATTAGGTGCATATACTTCCGCATTACTTACTCTTGAACCATTTCAAAAGGAAATTTCATATATAATAGTACCTATTCAACCATGGTTATTAAATTTACATTCTAATTTCCTTATAGCTACGTTGGCCGGTGGCCTTATAGCTGCTATATTTGCATTTTTAATTGGATGGCCAACATTAAAATTATCAGGTGACTATTTAGCAATTGCAAGTTTAGGATTTGCAGAAATTGCAAGAGTTTTAGCCAATAATTTAATAAGCGTAACAAATGGTCCTTTAGGATTAAAAGGACTTCCAAATTACACTAATCTTTATTGGTCATGGGGTTGGTTATTAATTACTTTAATAGCTATAATAAGCTTAATTAAAAGTTCTTATGGAAGAGCATTAATAGCTATCAGAGAAGATTCCATTGCAGCTGAATCAATGGGAATAAATGTATTCAAACACGAACTTATGTCTTTTGTTTTCGGAGCATTTTTTGCTGGAATTTCTGGTGCATTATATGCACATTGGTTAACAACTATCGATCCAAGAATTACAACATTTGGACCGCTGTTAACATTTTATATTTTAATTATGGTAGTGCTTGGAGGATTAGGAAGTATAACAGGATCTATCATAGGAGCTGGTGTATTTGCATTAATGTTTGAATATTTACGTTCTTTAGAAGAACCTTTTGATATATTTGGCGTTCATGTTCCAGGTATTCCTGGAATGAGAATGTTAGTCATATCTGCTATATTTATATTTATTATGATTTTTTGGCAAAAAGGTATTATGGGAAGAGCAGAATTTTCATGGGAAAAATTTTTAAAATTATTTGGAATAAAGGTTAAAAAAACTTCCATAGTTGAGTTATATATGAAAAAAGAAGGTGATGTTGAATGA
- a CDS encoding ABC transporter ATP-binding protein, translating to MQKQNEIVLEIKNLNIYYGAIHAVKGINIKVPRGKIITLIGANGAGKTSTLSSIAGMVKPKEGEILYKNNNIAGKSPHEINRMGIALVPEGRRIFPNLTVYENLMMGAFNRTDKEEIERDLHWVYNLFPRLKERLKQLGGTLSGGEQQMLAISRALMSRPDVIMMDEPSLGLAPVLVSEVFDIIKIINENGGTILLVEQNAAQALKISHYGYVLETGKIILENDSDLLLKDENVQKAYLGMA from the coding sequence ATGCAAAAGCAGAATGAAATTGTTCTTGAAATAAAAAATCTTAATATTTATTATGGTGCTATTCACGCTGTAAAAGGGATAAATATTAAAGTTCCAAGAGGTAAAATTATAACATTAATCGGAGCAAATGGAGCAGGCAAAACTTCCACTCTTTCTTCTATTGCTGGAATGGTTAAACCAAAAGAAGGTGAAATATTATATAAAAATAATAATATAGCAGGAAAGTCTCCTCATGAGATTAATAGAATGGGTATTGCTTTAGTTCCAGAAGGAAGACGTATTTTTCCAAATCTTACAGTATATGAAAATTTAATGATGGGTGCTTTCAATAGGACTGATAAAGAGGAAATTGAAAGGGATTTACATTGGGTTTATAACCTTTTTCCAAGACTGAAAGAACGATTAAAACAACTTGGTGGAACATTATCTGGCGGGGAACAACAAATGCTTGCTATTAGCAGAGCATTAATGAGCAGACCAGATGTTATTATGATGGATGAACCATCTTTAGGGCTTGCACCTGTATTAGTATCAGAAGTTTTTGACATTATCAAGATAATAAATGAAAATGGCGGCACTATTTTACTTGTTGAACAAAATGCTGCACAGGCATTAAAAATATCTCATTATGGATATGTATTGGAAACGGGTAAAATAATTCTCGAAAATGATTCTGATTTATTATTAAAAGATGAAAATGTACAAAAAGCTTACTTAGGAATGGCATAA
- the dnaB gene encoding replicative DNA helicase, whose amino-acid sequence MNKELTPPHNTEAEEALLGSIFLDPQVLPDVLEEIRSNDFYNQQYQIIFKIIEDLFDRGLPVDAISVMENLRNANLLEKAGGEDKLIYLAEVVPTPANVLYYAKIVKDKSLLRSLVSVSSEIVEATRTIGEAEEILDFAEKKIFEIAESRATRTYDSVPNIVHDVFEKLDELKKRASIEPNALVTGLPTGFISLDRLTSGFHRSDLIIIAARPSMGKTAFALNVASNLAIKYKIPIAMFNLEMSKEQLVQRILCAEAEVDLQKVRTGMLNNDDWDKLVNAAHKLSQSKIVVDDEPGLDPRTLRAKARRMKREYGIEAIFIDYLQLMSSKNRGSESRQQEISEISRSLKLLARELNVVIVALSQLSRAVEQREDKRPRLSDLRESGAIEQDADMVMFLYRDAYYKRKKESDKKDKNNENLILNHPHESELIIGKQRNGPVGTIKLMFDPKVTLFYEKDSIHSDSY is encoded by the coding sequence TTGAATAAAGAATTAACTCCACCACATAATACAGAAGCAGAAGAAGCTCTATTGGGAAGTATATTTTTAGATCCTCAAGTTTTACCTGATGTATTGGAAGAAATTAGATCTAATGATTTTTATAATCAACAATATCAAATTATTTTTAAAATAATAGAAGATTTATTTGATAGAGGACTTCCTGTTGATGCTATTTCAGTTATGGAGAATTTACGAAATGCTAATCTTCTTGAAAAAGCTGGTGGGGAAGATAAACTTATATATTTAGCAGAAGTGGTTCCCACTCCTGCGAATGTATTGTATTATGCTAAAATTGTAAAAGATAAATCACTTCTTAGAAGTCTTGTAAGTGTTAGTTCTGAAATTGTTGAAGCTACAAGAACTATTGGTGAAGCTGAGGAAATTTTAGATTTTGCAGAAAAAAAAATATTTGAAATAGCCGAATCTCGTGCAACAAGAACATATGATTCAGTTCCTAATATTGTTCATGATGTTTTTGAGAAATTAGATGAATTAAAAAAAAGGGCATCTATTGAACCAAATGCTCTTGTTACTGGACTACCTACTGGTTTTATTTCTCTGGATAGATTAACATCTGGTTTTCATAGATCTGATTTAATAATTATTGCTGCAAGACCTTCCATGGGTAAAACAGCATTTGCTTTGAATGTTGCCAGTAACCTTGCTATAAAGTATAAAATACCCATAGCAATGTTCAATCTGGAAATGTCAAAAGAACAATTAGTTCAAAGAATTTTATGCGCAGAAGCAGAAGTAGATTTGCAAAAGGTTAGAACTGGCATGTTAAACAATGATGATTGGGACAAATTGGTAAATGCTGCACATAAACTTTCACAATCAAAAATTGTTGTTGACGATGAACCTGGATTGGATCCTAGAACATTACGTGCAAAAGCTCGTAGAATGAAAAGAGAATATGGAATTGAAGCTATTTTTATTGACTACTTGCAGTTAATGTCATCTAAAAATAGAGGTTCTGAAAGCAGACAACAGGAAATTTCAGAAATATCACGTTCATTAAAACTATTAGCGAGAGAATTAAATGTTGTTATTGTTGCTCTATCACAATTATCTCGTGCTGTTGAACAAAGAGAAGATAAAAGACCGCGATTAAGTGATTTAAGAGAATCTGGCGCTATAGAACAGGATGCTGATATGGTTATGTTTTTATATAGAGATGCTTACTACAAACGAAAAAAAGAAAGTGACAAAAAAGATAAAAATAACGAAAATCTAATACTAAATCATCCCCATGAATCGGAATTAATTATAGGCAAACAAAGAAACGGACCAGTTGGTACTATTAAATTAATGTTTGATCCAAAAGTAACCTTATTTTACGAAAAAGATAGCATTCATAGTGATTCTTACTAA